The proteins below come from a single Conger conger chromosome 10, fConCon1.1, whole genome shotgun sequence genomic window:
- the LOC133138863 gene encoding microtubule-associated protein RP/EB family member 1-like isoform X1, producing MAVNVYSTSVTSDNLSRHDMLAWINESLQINLTKIELLCSGAAYCQFMDMLFPGSVPLKKVKFGPKLEHEFIHNFKLLQAGFKRMNVDKIIPVDKLIKGKFQDNFEFVQWFKKFFDANYDGKEYDPVEARQGQETAPLPNPSMSALNKPKKILNTDAAVSPKKIAKPAAAIAPQRSAAVAKPAPKTAPGSVRRPGTGGGDEERAELAQEVNILKATIQDMEKERDFYFGKLRNIELICQEKEGEGDPTLQRIVDILYATDEGFVIPDAESEDQEEF from the exons ATGGCTGTGAACGTCTATTCAACCTCAGTGACTAGCGACAATTTGAGTCGCCATGACATGCTCGCTTGGATAAATGAATCTTTACAGATCAACCTCACCAAGATTGAGCTTCTATGCTCAG GTGCGGCATACTGCCAGTTCATGGACATGCTGTTCCCCGGCAGTGTACCTTTGAAGAAAGTCAAATTTGGTCCCAAACTAGAGCATGAATTCATTCACAACTTTAAATTATTACAAGCTGGCTTCAAGCGGATGAATGTTGACAAA ATTATCCCTGTGGATAAATTGATAAAAGGCAAGTTCCAGGACAACTTTGAGTTTGTGCAGTGGTTCAAGAAATTCTTTGACGCCAACTATGATGGGAAGGAGTACGACCCGGTGGAGGCTCGTCAGGGCCAGGAGACTgcacccctccccaacccctccATGTCCGCCCTCAACAAGCCCAAGAAGATCCTCAACACTG atgCCGCTGTGTCTCCTAAAAAGATCGCAAAACCAGCTGCAGCAATCG CACCCCAGCGGTCAGCCGCCGTGGCCAAGCCTGCACCTAAGACGGCGCCCGGTTCGGTGCGGAGACCAGGGACAGGAGGCGGGGACGAGGAGCGGGCAGAGCTCGCTCAGGAG GTGAATATACTGAAAGCAACGATTCAGGacatggagaaggagagggattttTACTTTGGCAAACTGCGGAACATTGAACTCATCTGCCAAGAGAAGGAGGGTGAAGGGGACCCCACACTGCAGAGGATTgtggatatactgtatgccaCAGAC GAGGGTTTTGTCATACCGGATGCTGAGTCAGAGGACCAAGAGGAATTCTAA
- the LOC133138863 gene encoding microtubule-associated protein RP/EB family member 1-like isoform X2, producing the protein MAVNVYSTSVTSDNLSRHDMLAWINESLQINLTKIELLCSGAAYCQFMDMLFPGSVPLKKVKFGPKLEHEFIHNFKLLQAGFKRMNVDKIIPVDKLIKGKFQDNFEFVQWFKKFFDANYDGKEYDPVEARQGQETAPLPNPSMSALNKPKKILNTAPQRSAAVAKPAPKTAPGSVRRPGTGGGDEERAELAQEVNILKATIQDMEKERDFYFGKLRNIELICQEKEGEGDPTLQRIVDILYATDEGFVIPDAESEDQEEF; encoded by the exons ATGGCTGTGAACGTCTATTCAACCTCAGTGACTAGCGACAATTTGAGTCGCCATGACATGCTCGCTTGGATAAATGAATCTTTACAGATCAACCTCACCAAGATTGAGCTTCTATGCTCAG GTGCGGCATACTGCCAGTTCATGGACATGCTGTTCCCCGGCAGTGTACCTTTGAAGAAAGTCAAATTTGGTCCCAAACTAGAGCATGAATTCATTCACAACTTTAAATTATTACAAGCTGGCTTCAAGCGGATGAATGTTGACAAA ATTATCCCTGTGGATAAATTGATAAAAGGCAAGTTCCAGGACAACTTTGAGTTTGTGCAGTGGTTCAAGAAATTCTTTGACGCCAACTATGATGGGAAGGAGTACGACCCGGTGGAGGCTCGTCAGGGCCAGGAGACTgcacccctccccaacccctccATGTCCGCCCTCAACAAGCCCAAGAAGATCCTCAACACTG CACCCCAGCGGTCAGCCGCCGTGGCCAAGCCTGCACCTAAGACGGCGCCCGGTTCGGTGCGGAGACCAGGGACAGGAGGCGGGGACGAGGAGCGGGCAGAGCTCGCTCAGGAG GTGAATATACTGAAAGCAACGATTCAGGacatggagaaggagagggattttTACTTTGGCAAACTGCGGAACATTGAACTCATCTGCCAAGAGAAGGAGGGTGAAGGGGACCCCACACTGCAGAGGATTgtggatatactgtatgccaCAGAC GAGGGTTTTGTCATACCGGATGCTGAGTCAGAGGACCAAGAGGAATTCTAA